The following proteins are encoded in a genomic region of Devosia lucknowensis:
- a CDS encoding cellulose biosynthesis cyclic di-GMP-binding regulatory protein BcsB, with translation MIRVLTPLALALMVGSAHAQQVPSFDMSPEAEMIVPVTPDPSASATAAPVIAAPDLIRYLLPAGTTRLAGEVDRRNYQIYLTPTQAAAKATLNLGYVNALVVAPESSRLRVQINGTTVMLNPVASSAGIAKVAVDVPSGVLRQGFNTVTITADQRHRTDCSIGSTYELWTDLSAVDSFLSFSGARVGQLSRLDDLAAAGWTSTGKSIVRVIMPSGTAMENGALLADLVQTLALTMRVANTEVQFANTLPASQEEGVLNVVLGPASQLPEGVGPLAQEARNAPVAAFGANNALVLSGPDWAGVKAAIDDLRPIAAQYEQYAGAIPPRADRALPVPILDGAGTLSFEQLGFEGLSFNGRRYRTQFSFALPADFYADRYGQAQITLSAAYSSEVRPGSQFDVFINGEIASVTPILRTDDALRDLPIKVPMSEFRPGVNTVEVVAALRTEADDICAPGTVTVGTDQRLLISSDSTFTMPDFGRISQVPNLAAFANTGFPYSGGTDTPDLVLGSGDAVLPAAMTFVARLAGQTNQAMAIKSVSLASPAPAQDAIFVGAYNQLPPDAIQRVGVLQPYASDDIALEVDQGSLDTILQRWRSTGTSNDASMLGRLQNWVAGLLDLGPNSLGVLPPTDEPYAPRLSDKAVVLQRLQPEGGLWTMLTVPNAQNLDAGIALVTEASMWPRMAGRVSVIPQDGSAVQVIEPNRVSFYESSPWSFQNLRNILANWLSSHVLAYGFGLCLVLVALTLATSAVLRVMGRRA, from the coding sequence TGCACAGCAGGTGCCGAGCTTTGACATGAGCCCCGAAGCCGAAATGATCGTGCCGGTGACGCCCGATCCATCGGCCTCCGCCACTGCCGCTCCGGTCATCGCCGCGCCCGACCTCATCCGCTACCTGCTGCCGGCCGGCACGACGCGGCTGGCTGGCGAAGTCGACCGCCGCAACTACCAGATCTACCTCACTCCGACCCAGGCCGCTGCCAAGGCAACGCTCAACCTCGGCTATGTCAACGCGCTGGTCGTGGCGCCCGAATCCTCTCGACTGCGGGTGCAGATCAACGGCACCACCGTCATGCTCAATCCGGTTGCGTCCTCGGCGGGCATCGCCAAGGTCGCCGTCGACGTGCCCAGTGGCGTCTTGCGCCAGGGCTTCAACACCGTGACAATCACTGCCGACCAGCGGCATCGCACGGACTGCTCGATCGGTTCGACCTACGAGCTGTGGACCGACCTTTCGGCCGTGGACTCCTTCCTCAGCTTTTCCGGCGCGCGAGTCGGCCAGCTGAGCCGTCTCGACGACCTGGCGGCGGCAGGCTGGACCAGCACCGGAAAAAGCATTGTCCGCGTGATCATGCCCTCGGGCACGGCCATGGAAAACGGCGCTCTGCTGGCTGACCTGGTGCAGACGCTGGCGCTCACCATGCGTGTCGCCAACACCGAAGTGCAGTTTGCCAACACCCTGCCGGCGTCGCAGGAAGAGGGCGTTCTCAATGTCGTCCTCGGCCCAGCCTCGCAATTGCCTGAAGGCGTGGGTCCACTGGCCCAGGAAGCGCGCAACGCGCCGGTCGCGGCCTTTGGTGCCAACAATGCACTCGTGCTCTCCGGCCCCGACTGGGCCGGCGTCAAGGCGGCGATCGACGACCTGCGCCCGATCGCTGCGCAATACGAACAGTATGCCGGCGCCATCCCGCCGCGCGCCGATCGCGCCCTGCCGGTGCCGATCCTTGACGGCGCGGGCACGCTGTCCTTCGAGCAGCTGGGCTTTGAGGGCCTCAGCTTCAACGGCCGGCGCTATCGCACGCAGTTCTCGTTTGCCCTGCCGGCCGACTTCTACGCCGACCGCTATGGCCAGGCGCAGATCACGCTGAGCGCCGCCTATTCGAGCGAAGTGCGCCCGGGCAGCCAGTTCGACGTGTTCATCAACGGCGAAATCGCTTCGGTGACGCCGATCCTGCGCACCGACGACGCGCTGCGCGACCTGCCGATCAAGGTGCCGATGAGCGAGTTCCGCCCCGGCGTGAACACGGTGGAAGTCGTGGCGGCGCTGCGCACCGAGGCCGACGATATCTGCGCGCCCGGCACGGTGACCGTCGGTACCGACCAGCGCCTACTGATCTCGAGCGACAGCACCTTCACCATGCCCGATTTCGGGCGCATTTCGCAGGTGCCGAACCTGGCGGCCTTCGCCAATACCGGCTTCCCCTATTCGGGTGGCACCGATACGCCGGACCTGGTGCTGGGCTCCGGCGATGCCGTGCTGCCTGCCGCCATGACCTTCGTCGCCCGGCTGGCGGGCCAGACCAACCAGGCCATGGCGATCAAGTCGGTGAGCCTGGCGAGCCCCGCACCAGCGCAGGACGCGATCTTCGTTGGCGCCTACAACCAGCTGCCGCCCGACGCCATCCAGCGCGTCGGCGTGCTCCAGCCCTATGCCAGCGACGACATTGCCCTCGAAGTCGACCAGGGCAGCCTCGACACGATCCTCCAGCGCTGGCGCTCGACCGGGACCTCCAACGACGCGTCCATGCTTGGCCGGTTGCAGAACTGGGTGGCGGGCCTGCTCGATCTCGGGCCGAACAGCCTCGGGGTCCTGCCGCCGACCGACGAGCCCTACGCGCCGCGCCTTTCGGACAAGGCCGTCGTGCTGCAGCGCCTGCAGCCCGAGGGTGGCTTGTGGACCATGCTGACCGTGCCCAATGCGCAGAACCTCGATGCCGGTATCGCACTCGTCACCGAGGCCTCGATGTGGCCCAGGATGGCCGGTCGCGTCAGCGTCATCCCGCAGGATGGCAGCGCCGTGCAGGTCATCGAGCCGAACCGCGTCAGCTTCTACGAGAGCAGCCCCTGGAGCTTCCAGAATCTGCGCAACATCCTCGCCAACTGGCTCTCGAGCCACGTGCTGGCCTATGGCTTCGGCCTTTGCCTGGTGCTGGTCGCGCTGACGCTGGCAACCTCCGCCGTCCTGCGCGTCATGGGCAGGCGCGCCTGA
- a CDS encoding glycosyl hydrolase family 8: MRGLVLVAAMALASVSAVHGAQQGSVTADEWAAYRNAFVSEGRVIDTANGNISHSEGQGYGLILSYLAGDAQSFADIWAFTQNELMIRDDGLVAWKWDPDATPNVTDSNNASDGDILIAYGLALAGEGWDEPVYVHAARSIADAVGETSTLRWRGRDVLLPGAFGFGREDQEDGPIVNLSYWVFEAFPTLSRLAPQTDWESIAQAGRRLINEARIGPMELPTDWLSLRGAEPAPAKGFPAEFSYNSIRIPLYLLRGGTTEPALLRQFVAPLSGDGAGTVAVESGRMVDPLQEPGYRIIGAALSCILDGQKVDPALQGFSPQSYYGSTLHLLTLSFLRESAPNCL; the protein is encoded by the coding sequence ATGCGGGGTCTCGTGCTGGTCGCCGCCATGGCCCTCGCCTCCGTCTCCGCCGTGCACGGCGCCCAGCAGGGCTCCGTGACCGCCGACGAATGGGCGGCCTATCGCAACGCTTTCGTCAGCGAGGGGCGCGTCATCGACACGGCCAACGGCAATATCTCGCACAGCGAAGGGCAGGGTTACGGCCTGATCCTCTCCTACCTGGCGGGTGACGCGCAGAGCTTTGCCGATATCTGGGCCTTCACCCAGAATGAACTGATGATCCGCGATGACGGGCTGGTGGCCTGGAAATGGGACCCCGACGCCACGCCCAACGTCACGGACAGCAATAATGCCAGCGACGGCGATATCCTCATCGCCTACGGCCTCGCGCTGGCCGGGGAAGGCTGGGACGAGCCCGTCTATGTCCATGCTGCCCGCAGCATTGCCGACGCAGTGGGCGAAACCTCGACCCTGCGCTGGCGCGGCCGCGACGTGCTGCTGCCGGGCGCCTTCGGCTTTGGCCGCGAGGACCAGGAAGATGGTCCGATCGTCAACCTCTCCTACTGGGTGTTCGAGGCTTTCCCGACCCTCTCGCGCCTCGCGCCACAGACCGACTGGGAAAGCATCGCCCAGGCCGGACGGCGCCTCATCAACGAGGCGCGGATCGGGCCCATGGAATTGCCGACCGACTGGCTGTCGCTGCGGGGTGCCGAACCCGCGCCCGCCAAGGGTTTCCCGGCCGAGTTCAGCTACAACAGTATCCGCATCCCGCTTTATCTGCTGCGCGGCGGCACCACCGAGCCGGCCTTGCTGCGCCAGTTCGTGGCCCCGTTGAGCGGCGATGGCGCCGGCACCGTGGCCGTGGAGTCCGGCCGAATGGTCGATCCCCTGCAGGAACCAGGGTACCGCATCATCGGCGCCGCCTTGAGCTGCATTCTCGATGGCCAGAAAGTCGATCCGGCGCTGCAGGGCTTTTCGCCGCAAAGTTACTACGGCTCGACGCTGCATCTGCTTACACTGTCCTTCCTGCGTGAAAGCGCACCAAATTGTCTCTGA
- a CDS encoding tetratricopeptide repeat protein codes for MTIHARCIIVGLFAGLSMTAAPLAQQATPTPELSQAAPPAASPVVDESALRYFARQGDERRLQAEIARLSAIYPGWVPPADPLNGDTGVDENLQHMWDLYGQGDLAGVQAEIDARMAATPDWRPPQDLLDALSTGSAAAEIRAAATVQDYDTVIRVAANHPDILVCTNVDLLWSLAEAFVDTGSEPRAVDAYSFVLQNCPTAPERLATMQKARTLLSPADMDTLFSFERDDEFAPIRVDQARQSVADYLNGVSRQVDPDAVTLIESAIAAAPTTDDLRLLGYYELQANRARQARDLFQKAVDIDPTPDSLGALARAMVQLRQLTEAEELLAEHRFESDELQAQYLALANSLLAGNPPRRLTPEVLDRIIEAINDSQDADAAQALGWYAFNFGQTQTAARWFLKALEFNPNFEPAAYGLLVSSQKLQDRARVREIIRQWGSLSPRIEQFGKPGAPTDAPVITTIPEPQLVPMRYRFDQGPRLMLVASQTPDQLRAYEQCGQYIPAENFSGAQALGRAWCLMDLDRATEAEQLFQRAILAPSEATRTEAYYGLTLALLRLGLIEEAAVAASAMPQTPERVHEMQIAILADTAVTYYQIGRYDEVLQLLDQRATLAPEQNDLLTIRAWSYYHLGRLREARQIFAAVAATGYSEAQRGLDALQARGFQ; via the coding sequence ATGACCATCCATGCACGCTGCATAATCGTCGGTCTGTTCGCCGGTCTTTCGATGACCGCTGCGCCATTGGCCCAGCAGGCGACTCCGACCCCGGAACTGTCGCAGGCCGCGCCGCCGGCAGCGAGCCCGGTGGTGGATGAGAGCGCGCTGCGCTATTTCGCGCGGCAGGGCGACGAGCGGCGCCTGCAGGCAGAGATCGCGCGCCTTTCGGCGATCTATCCCGGCTGGGTGCCGCCCGCCGATCCGCTGAACGGCGACACCGGTGTCGACGAGAACCTGCAGCACATGTGGGACCTCTACGGGCAGGGCGACCTTGCCGGCGTGCAGGCCGAGATCGATGCACGCATGGCCGCAACCCCGGATTGGCGTCCGCCGCAGGACCTGCTCGATGCCTTGTCCACCGGTAGCGCAGCGGCCGAAATCCGCGCCGCCGCGACGGTGCAGGACTATGATACGGTGATCCGCGTTGCCGCCAACCACCCCGATATTCTTGTCTGCACCAATGTCGACCTGCTCTGGTCACTGGCCGAGGCCTTCGTCGATACCGGCAGCGAGCCGCGCGCGGTCGATGCCTATAGCTTCGTGCTACAGAACTGCCCGACCGCACCGGAGCGGCTGGCCACGATGCAGAAGGCCCGCACCCTGCTGTCGCCCGCCGACATGGACACGCTGTTCAGCTTCGAGCGCGACGACGAGTTCGCGCCAATCCGTGTCGATCAGGCCCGCCAGTCCGTGGCCGACTACCTCAATGGCGTGTCGCGCCAGGTCGATCCGGATGCGGTGACCCTGATCGAGAGCGCGATCGCTGCCGCGCCCACGACCGACGACCTGCGTCTGCTCGGCTATTACGAACTGCAGGCCAACCGCGCGCGGCAGGCCCGCGACCTGTTCCAGAAGGCGGTGGACATCGACCCCACGCCCGACAGCCTGGGCGCCTTGGCGCGCGCCATGGTGCAACTGCGGCAGCTGACCGAGGCAGAGGAACTTCTGGCCGAACACCGGTTCGAAAGCGACGAATTGCAGGCACAGTATCTGGCCCTGGCCAATTCGCTGCTGGCCGGCAATCCGCCGCGCCGCCTCACGCCCGAAGTGCTCGACCGCATCATCGAGGCGATCAACGATTCCCAGGATGCCGATGCGGCTCAGGCACTCGGCTGGTATGCGTTCAACTTCGGCCAGACGCAGACCGCCGCGCGCTGGTTCCTGAAGGCGCTCGAGTTCAATCCCAACTTCGAGCCCGCGGCCTATGGCCTGCTGGTCTCCAGCCAGAAACTGCAGGATCGCGCCCGGGTGCGCGAGATCATCCGCCAGTGGGGCTCCCTCTCCCCGCGGATCGAACAGTTCGGCAAACCGGGCGCTCCGACCGACGCACCCGTGATCACCACAATTCCCGAGCCGCAGCTGGTACCGATGCGCTATCGCTTCGACCAGGGGCCGCGGCTGATGCTGGTGGCTTCGCAGACCCCCGACCAGCTACGCGCCTACGAACAGTGTGGCCAGTACATTCCGGCCGAGAACTTCAGCGGCGCCCAGGCTCTGGGGCGCGCGTGGTGCCTGATGGATCTCGATCGCGCCACCGAAGCCGAACAGCTTTTCCAGCGTGCCATTCTGGCGCCATCGGAAGCGACGCGCACCGAGGCCTATTATGGACTGACCCTGGCGCTGCTCCGCCTTGGCCTCATCGAGGAAGCGGCGGTGGCCGCATCGGCCATGCCGCAGACGCCGGAGCGCGTGCATGAAATGCAGATCGCCATCCTCGCCGATACGGCGGTGACCTATTACCAGATCGGCCGCTACGACGAGGTGCTGCAACTGCTCGATCAGCGCGCCACCCTCGCCCCCGAACAGAACGACCTCCTGACCATCAGGGCCTGGAGCTACTACCATCTCGGCAGGCTGCGCGAAGCCCGCCAGATCTTCGCCGCTGTTGCTGCCACTGGTTATTCCGAGGCCCAGCGTGGTCTGGATGCGCTTCAGGCGCGCGGGTTCCAATAG
- the galU gene encoding UTP--glucose-1-phosphate uridylyltransferase GalU: MSKRVRTAVFPVAGLGTRFLPATKAMPKEMLPVVDRPLIQYAVDEAREAGIEHFVFVTGRNKGVIEDHFDKQFELEATLAARGKAAALGELSRDLPSAGRTSFTRQQEPLGLGHAVWCARDIVGDNPFALLLPDMLFQSKPGVLKQMMDAYDDVGGNVIAVEEVPMQDVSSYGVVARGAGTDRSFAISGMVEKPKPDMAPSNLIISGRYILQPQVFDLISTQTKGAGGEIQLTDAMLKLLETQRFTGVKYAGRSFDCGSKVGFLTANIAFALDRDDVRDDFLTAVDGLGLLSTPSRRSA; this comes from the coding sequence TTGTCGAAGCGAGTGAGAACTGCAGTGTTCCCGGTTGCCGGTCTTGGAACCCGTTTCCTGCCGGCCACGAAGGCCATGCCAAAGGAAATGCTCCCGGTCGTCGACAGGCCGCTGATCCAGTATGCGGTGGACGAAGCGCGCGAAGCCGGCATCGAGCACTTTGTCTTCGTCACCGGTCGCAACAAGGGTGTGATCGAAGACCATTTCGACAAGCAGTTCGAGCTGGAAGCGACCCTTGCCGCCCGCGGCAAGGCCGCTGCGCTGGGTGAACTCAGCCGCGACCTGCCTTCGGCCGGCCGGACCAGCTTCACCCGCCAGCAGGAGCCGCTGGGCCTGGGCCATGCCGTCTGGTGCGCGCGCGATATCGTGGGCGACAACCCCTTCGCGCTGCTGCTGCCTGACATGCTGTTCCAGAGCAAGCCCGGTGTGCTCAAGCAGATGATGGATGCCTATGACGATGTCGGCGGCAATGTCATCGCCGTCGAGGAAGTGCCGATGCAGGATGTGTCGTCCTATGGCGTCGTTGCACGCGGGGCAGGGACCGACCGCAGCTTCGCCATCAGTGGCATGGTCGAAAAGCCCAAGCCTGATATGGCGCCGTCCAATCTGATCATCTCGGGACGATACATTCTCCAGCCGCAGGTCTTCGACCTGATCTCCACCCAGACCAAGGGCGCGGGCGGCGAGATCCAATTGACCGATGCCATGCTCAAGCTTCTCGAAACCCAGCGCTTCACAGGCGTCAAATATGCCGGGCGCAGCTTCGACTGCGGCTCCAAGGTCGGGTTCCTGACCGCCAATATTGCCTTCGCGCTGGACCGCGATGACGTCCGCGACGACTTCCTCACAGCCGTCGACGGCTTGGGCCTCCTGTCCACGCCATCCCGCCGCTCGGCCTGA
- a CDS encoding mechanosensitive ion channel domain-containing protein: protein MRLLAYALVIFAILVPQASAQAQPTTEPAQAEAPAQTQGLDALIDIIEADPAGAALLARVRANALAEVERSSADETSDTTIAQQVAEFTRGAAEGVSASVQSVGDVVDDVARGLSGTGSDQLRSVTFDIVRVGATIFGVLLLLKLPAAWLSGKAAHQRDGARWLRKATSLLAAVVIDLIPVILAWAAGYLVAMLIANGGSGRLGINQPLLLNAFLFVELLKVGMRAVLMPRHSAIRILPMGDTSANYWSFWLSRVLSLVGYTFLFVVPILATNVSVVLASSVEVLVVATLTTIGILVVLQNKDQVRALLSAVVDKNRREGLAQIILPLARYWHILAITYLGALFVAWLANPAQALPFIVAATLQTIVAVVVALLAVGFIARFVNAGLRLPSDVKERLPLLERRLHAFVPKVLQTVRIIALAAVLLTAAQAWSLFDFVGWISSEAGQHTAGSIISALAVILIGFAIHVATSSWVEYRLNPNYGTIPTAREKTLLSLFKNAMTITLVVFVSMLALAQIGVNIAPLLAGAGVLGLAIGFGAQKFVQDIITGAFIQLENVMNEGDVVEAGGKSGVVERLTIRSVSIRDLSGTLHLIPFSSVDQVSNSNKDFAYHLAEIRVAYDTDIGVAKQAIEDAYDLLMETEHRDHVLGPLEMHGITAFLESAVVVRARVKTLPGSQWAAGRAFNEFVKQVFDQRGIVIPFPQVTMHTSKSQDPVGSVRNSAVLT from the coding sequence ATGCGCCTCTTGGCCTATGCCCTCGTCATATTCGCCATTCTCGTTCCCCAGGCCAGCGCACAGGCGCAACCCACGACGGAGCCGGCCCAAGCCGAAGCGCCGGCGCAGACACAGGGCCTCGACGCCTTGATCGACATCATCGAGGCGGACCCTGCAGGCGCCGCTTTGCTGGCCCGTGTCCGCGCCAATGCCCTTGCGGAGGTGGAGCGCTCTTCGGCCGATGAAACATCGGACACGACCATTGCGCAGCAGGTGGCCGAGTTCACCCGCGGCGCCGCCGAGGGCGTTTCTGCCAGCGTGCAATCGGTCGGGGATGTGGTCGACGACGTTGCGCGCGGTCTGTCTGGCACCGGGTCGGACCAGCTTCGCAGCGTGACATTCGATATTGTTCGTGTCGGCGCCACGATTTTCGGGGTCCTGTTGCTGCTCAAGCTTCCGGCCGCCTGGTTATCGGGCAAAGCGGCACATCAACGCGACGGCGCGCGCTGGCTGCGGAAAGCCACCAGCCTGCTGGCCGCGGTCGTGATCGATCTGATCCCGGTCATACTGGCATGGGCGGCCGGATATCTGGTCGCCATGCTGATTGCGAATGGCGGCAGTGGGCGACTGGGCATCAACCAGCCCCTGCTGCTGAACGCCTTCCTGTTTGTGGAACTGCTCAAGGTCGGCATGCGGGCGGTGCTGATGCCGCGCCATTCCGCCATCCGCATTCTGCCGATGGGCGATACGAGCGCCAATTACTGGTCGTTCTGGCTTTCCCGCGTGCTATCGCTCGTGGGCTACACGTTTCTCTTCGTGGTGCCCATTCTTGCGACCAATGTCTCGGTCGTTTTGGCCTCGTCCGTCGAGGTGCTGGTCGTTGCCACCCTCACCACCATCGGGATCCTAGTGGTGCTGCAGAACAAGGATCAGGTCCGAGCGCTTTTATCGGCCGTCGTCGACAAGAACCGGCGCGAAGGTTTGGCGCAGATCATTCTGCCCCTCGCGCGGTACTGGCACATTCTGGCCATCACCTATCTCGGCGCCCTGTTCGTTGCGTGGCTCGCCAACCCCGCGCAGGCGCTGCCCTTCATCGTGGCGGCAACCCTCCAGACCATTGTCGCGGTGGTGGTGGCGCTCCTCGCTGTCGGGTTCATCGCCCGTTTCGTCAATGCCGGGCTGCGCCTTCCATCTGACGTCAAGGAGCGCCTTCCCCTGCTGGAACGGCGCCTGCACGCCTTCGTCCCAAAGGTGCTCCAAACCGTACGGATCATTGCCTTGGCAGCGGTGCTGCTGACCGCAGCGCAGGCCTGGTCGCTCTTCGATTTTGTCGGCTGGATCAGTTCCGAGGCCGGCCAGCATACGGCAGGCTCCATCATCTCGGCGCTGGCCGTGATCCTCATCGGCTTCGCCATTCACGTGGCCACCTCGTCCTGGGTGGAATATCGGCTCAATCCGAACTACGGCACGATCCCGACGGCGCGCGAAAAGACGCTGCTGTCGCTGTTCAAGAATGCCATGACGATCACGCTGGTGGTGTTTGTCAGCATGCTGGCCCTGGCCCAGATCGGCGTCAACATCGCTCCGCTGCTTGCAGGTGCCGGCGTTCTCGGGCTGGCCATCGGCTTCGGTGCGCAGAAATTCGTTCAGGACATCATCACCGGTGCGTTCATCCAGCTCGAAAACGTGATGAACGAAGGGGACGTCGTCGAAGCAGGTGGCAAATCCGGCGTGGTCGAGCGATTGACCATCCGGTCGGTATCGATCCGTGACCTGTCCGGAACACTGCACCTCATTCCGTTCTCCTCGGTCGACCAGGTATCGAACAGCAACAAGGACTTCGCCTATCATCTGGCCGAAATTCGCGTGGCCTACGATACCGATATCGGCGTCGCCAAACAGGCCATCGAGGACGCCTATGACCTGCTGATGGAAACGGAGCATCGCGACCATGTCCTCGGCCCGCTCGAGATGCACGGCATCACGGCATTTCTCGAGTCGGCCGTGGTCGTCCGGGCCCGGGTCAAAACCCTGCCCGGTTCGCAATGGGCGGCAGGACGCGCGTTCAATGAATTCGTGAAGCAGGTGTTCGACCAGCGCGGCATCGTCATCCCGTTCCCGCAAGTCACCATGCATACGTCGAAATCGCAGGACCCCGTCGGCTCAGTTCGCAACAGCGCCGTTTTGACCTGA
- the ehuA gene encoding ectoine/hydroxyectoine ABC transporter ATP-binding protein EhuA produces MSEDIIRFDKVEKRFGDLTVLNKLDFSVKRGEKVSIIGPSGSGKSTVLRILMTLEGIDGGSVTVDGEPLWHENSGDGSLKPASEKHLRKMRGKLGMVFQHFNLFPHMSVLRNITEAPVKVLGLSKAEARQRGEELLELVGLADQAQKFPSQLSGGQKQRVGIARALAMRPSILLFDEPTSALDPELVGEVLNVIGKLADEHDLTMLLVTHEMRFAREISDRVCFFDRGKIREEGTPEELFTDPSEDRTREFLSAVLDQ; encoded by the coding sequence ATGAGCGAAGACATCATTCGGTTCGACAAGGTCGAGAAGCGCTTTGGAGACCTTACTGTTCTCAACAAACTCGATTTCTCGGTGAAGCGCGGCGAGAAGGTTTCGATCATCGGGCCGTCGGGCTCGGGCAAGTCGACGGTGCTGCGCATCCTGATGACGCTCGAGGGGATCGACGGCGGCAGCGTCACCGTCGACGGCGAACCGCTCTGGCACGAAAACTCCGGCGACGGCAGCCTCAAGCCTGCCAGTGAGAAGCACCTGCGCAAGATGCGCGGCAAGCTCGGCATGGTGTTCCAGCACTTCAACCTCTTTCCGCATATGAGCGTCTTGCGCAATATCACCGAGGCGCCGGTCAAGGTGCTGGGCCTCTCCAAGGCCGAAGCGCGCCAGCGCGGCGAAGAATTACTCGAACTCGTCGGCCTCGCCGATCAGGCGCAGAAGTTTCCCAGTCAGCTGTCCGGCGGACAGAAGCAGCGCGTCGGTATCGCGAGGGCACTGGCCATGCGCCCGAGCATCCTGCTGTTTGACGAACCGACCTCGGCGCTCGATCCCGAACTGGTCGGCGAAGTGCTCAATGTCATCGGCAAGCTGGCGGACGAGCACGACCTCACGATGCTCCTGGTGACCCACGAAATGCGTTTCGCCCGCGAGATTTCCGATCGCGTCTGCTTCTTCGACCGGGGCAAGATCCGCGAAGAGGGCACGCCCGAGGAACTGTTCACCGATCCCAGCGAGGACCGCACCCGCGAATTCCTCTCGGCCGTGCTGGATCAGTAA
- the ehuD gene encoding ectoine/hydroxyectoine ABC transporter permease subunit EhuD codes for MLFGYEWDLSSPLAFAISILPILLTGLVVTIQAASLGFVLALVLGLVWAVLKGLPFPFIAWPARVITEFIRDTPLLVQLFFLYYVLPEYGIVLPAFMTGALALGIQYSAYTAEVYRGGLEAVGADQREAARALNLTAGRTFTHIIVPQAIPRIVPAMGNYLVSIMKDVPILSVVTVLEMLNVAKIVGDRTFDYLIPLSMVGAIYLILTLIASGGVRLLDTWLPKQGIPLK; via the coding sequence ATGCTATTTGGTTACGAATGGGACCTCTCGAGCCCACTGGCCTTTGCCATCTCGATCCTGCCGATCCTGTTGACGGGGCTGGTGGTCACTATACAGGCGGCAAGCCTGGGCTTCGTCCTCGCCCTGGTCTTGGGTCTGGTCTGGGCGGTGCTCAAAGGCCTGCCCTTTCCCTTTATCGCCTGGCCGGCGCGCGTGATCACGGAATTCATCCGCGATACGCCTCTGCTCGTGCAATTGTTCTTCCTCTACTACGTGCTGCCCGAATACGGCATCGTGCTGCCGGCCTTCATGACCGGCGCCCTGGCGCTGGGCATCCAGTACAGTGCCTATACGGCCGAGGTTTATCGGGGCGGGCTGGAAGCCGTCGGCGCAGACCAGCGCGAAGCGGCGCGGGCGCTCAATCTCACTGCCGGGCGCACCTTTACCCATATCATCGTACCCCAAGCCATTCCGCGCATCGTTCCGGCCATGGGCAATTACCTGGTCTCGATCATGAAGGACGTCCCGATCCTCTCGGTCGTGACGGTGCTCGAAATGCTCAACGTCGCCAAGATCGTGGGTGACCGGACCTTCGACTATCTCATCCCGCTGTCCATGGTGGGCGCGATCTATCTCATCCTGACGCTGATCGCGTCGGGGGGCGTGCGCCTGCTCGATACGTGGCTGCCCAAGCAAGGAATCCCCCTCAAATGA
- the ehuC gene encoding ectoine/hydroxyectoine ABC transporter permease subunit EhuC — MMHWTEYFGPLMEGAWVTVQLTVLSTIFGATLAFAAGIGKISRNGAVRALAITYIEVFRGTSLLVQLFWLYFALPIAGMAMGIDLRLPPLVAGIMALSLNIGAYGAEVVRGAIQSVHKDQHEAARALNFTPRQTLWTVTIPQAVPEMMPSFGNLAVQNLKDTALVSLISLGDLAFRAEQIRNFTQDSTTIYSMLLLTYFGMALVLTAMMRLLEIRVSRWRTARS, encoded by the coding sequence ATGATGCATTGGACCGAATATTTCGGCCCCCTCATGGAAGGGGCTTGGGTCACCGTACAGTTGACGGTGCTCTCCACCATTTTCGGCGCGACCCTGGCCTTTGCCGCAGGCATTGGCAAGATCAGCCGCAATGGAGCCGTGCGCGCACTGGCCATCACCTATATCGAGGTGTTTCGCGGGACGTCGCTCCTGGTGCAGTTGTTTTGGCTTTATTTCGCGCTGCCGATCGCCGGCATGGCGATGGGGATCGATCTCCGGCTGCCGCCCCTGGTCGCGGGCATCATGGCCCTCAGCCTCAATATCGGGGCCTATGGAGCCGAAGTGGTGCGTGGCGCCATTCAGTCCGTTCACAAGGACCAGCATGAGGCTGCGCGGGCACTCAATTTCACGCCGCGCCAGACGCTGTGGACCGTTACCATTCCGCAGGCCGTGCCCGAAATGATGCCATCCTTCGGCAACCTGGCCGTGCAAAATCTCAAGGACACGGCGCTGGTTTCGCTGATCAGCCTGGGTGATCTGGCCTTCCGCGCCGAGCAGATCCGCAACTTCACCCAGGACAGCACGACCATCTATTCCATGCTGCTGCTGACCTATTTCGGCATGGCGCTGGTGCTGACAGCCATGATGCGCCTGCTCGAAATTCGCGTGAGCCGCTGGCGCACGGCGAGGAGCTGA